CTGATGGTGGGTACTGTCTCTAGGGAACGCCACCAGACATCAAAACTAGCCACCTCTTCTTCTAAGAGAGATTCTGCTTCTATAGCCATTTGTCTTCGGCTCTCTTGGTTTTGAGCAACGACTGCTTTTAAATCATCTACATTGAACGCATGGACTTGCGTCAATTCATTTACATTGCTGTGAACGTTCCGGGGTACGGAAATATCGAAGATCATGCAGGATTGACGATCACAGACGATGGGCTCTAGGATGTCGCGATCTAACAAGGGTTCAGTTGCAGCCGTACTAGTAAAAATTAAATCAGAAACGGATAAGACTTCCTGCATGTCAGTTAAAGTATGCAGCTTCAGGTCAGCACTCTGAAATTGACTGGCCAGCTGCTCAGCTCCCTTCATCGACCGATTTAAGATCGTGATTTGATTGGCCCCTTTACTGAGCAGATGTTTGACCAATAAGCGAGACATTTTGCCTGCGCCGATAATGGCAACCCGATGGGCTGACAAATTTTCGGTCTTCATCTGGGCAAGTTCTACTGCCGCCGAACTGATTGATACTGCTCCTGTGCCGATACTGGTTTCTGTTCGGACTCGCTTACCAGCAGAAATCGCCTGTTTGAATAAGCGATTGAGAATAGGGCCAGCGCCGCTGTATTTTTGACTCATTTTGTGAGTTTGCTTCACTTGAGCCAAAATTTGTCCTTCTCCCAAAACTAAGCTATCTAGCCCGGCGGACACGCGCATCAAATGCATAACAGCATCTTGATGGAGAAGGATGAACAAATGCTGACGGAGTTCCAATAGAGGAATTTGACTCCACTCTGATAGGAACTGCGTCAGCTCACGAATACCGTCATCGGTTTCTTGCGCAACCACATAAACTTCCATGCGGTTACAGGTACTCAAAATGGCAACTTCTTCTAAATGAGGATAACTCCTTAATTGAGAGGTAGCCTTTTCTTTCACATCATCGGGAATGCTGAGTTTTTCTCGCACATCCACTGGCGCTGTTTTATGACTTAAACCGACAACCGCAATATTCATGTGTCCTCCTTCTCTGTTTATTTAGCCGTTTCGTTTGAGAGATTCAAACTTCAGAACATAGAGGCAATTGCCTAATGTAACTGGAGTGCCTTAGGACGTTTAGGCGTTTCAAACATATGGACGGTGTCAACAAATCGGGCGGTTTTAGACTGAGTAGAAATAACAAGGGATTGTGTTCTTGCACCCCCGCCAAAGAAGCGAACTCCTTTCATCAAGGTTCCTGGGGTAATGCCACAGGCGGCAAACAGAACGGTTTCACCACAGGCTAATTCCTCAGCTGTGTAGACCTTATCTGGGTCGTTAATACCCATGTCCTTGAGGCGAGCTAGGTTGCTTTCCTTGCTCTCACCAATCAAACCTGTTTTGACGATGTCGGGATCGTAAATAAGTTGGCCTTGGAAATGCCCACCCAGCGCGCGCATCGCAGCAGCTGAAATGACGCCTTCAGGTGCAGCACCGATACCCATCAATGCATGGATATTTGTACCAGAAAATGCACAGGAGAGAGCCGCAGAAACATCTCCATCCGTAATCAGAGCAACTCTTGCTCCTGCCTCGCGAATTTCCTTGATCAGGTCATTATGGCGTTCCCGCTTCATGACCACAACGACCAATTCCTCGATGTTGCGGTCCAGACATTTGGCCAAAATTTGTAGGTTTTCTGTTGCGGATTTATTGATATCCACTTTGCCTTTGGCCGCAGGGGGAGCAGCCAACTTCTTCATATAGAAATCAGGGGCTTCAAATAACCCACCTTTCTCGGAAATTGCGAGGACAGCCATGGAGCCGTTCTGACCGTAAGCGACCAAATTGGTCCCTTCGCAGGGGTCCACTGCAATATCGATCTCCATCAACTCATCGGGGTTGCATACTTCGGCGGCATCAGGCTGGGTACAAATGCCCAACTCTTCGCCAATAAATAGCATAGGGGCATCATCTCTTTCCCCTTCTCCAATAACGATGCGGCCTCGCATATGGATTTTGTTCATGCGATCGCGCATGGCTTCAACTGCAACATGGTCGGCAGTATCTTTCTCTCCTTTTCCCATCCATCGAGCTGAGGCAATGGCTGCTTGTTCAACCACCTCAATGATTTCTAGGCCGATAACGTTATCCACGCAAAGATTCCTCCTAAATGCCTGACTATGTCTCGCGTCTGTGTCTTAAAGTAACTGCTACTTTATTTGTTTTGTATCTTTAAGTACTAGTTTACAAGTCTATCAGACCGCTGTTACACGCTTATAGAGGTTTTCTAAAGGAATTTGCATTTAATTTTTCCTTACTCTGCTTTAAGGCGATTTAATAGTGCTTGGGTCAGCAGATTTTAACGAGGATGAGTTTGATGAAACTAGCTGTGAACAGTGTGTTGGGGCATGCTTTATGGGGTAATAGAGGCGGCAAAGTCTTGAACTAATTCTAAGGCCTGCGGATTAATTTCATGGGCCATCGGGAACTCTTGATATTGAACTGACACACCGGCTTGGCGCAGGACTTGGTCCGTTGTTTGTGCCGCTTTAAGGGGAACGACTGGATCGTTTTGACCATGAACTAAGAGTACGGGTGGGGTATTCGGATTCAATAAAGCTGCAATAGAAGGATGTAAATAGCCACTGAGGCAAATTAACCCAGCCAAGGGTAAGCGGGCACCGATATCTAGGGTCATGGCGCCGCCCTGGGAGAATCCAGCCAGAATCATCCGTTCTAAAGGGACCTGAGTCTCTATGGCTAAGGCTTGTAGCCAATCCAAGAGAAGTTGACGACTTTCAGGTAAGCCTGCTTGGGTATTGAGGTCGTACCACATAAAACCGCCAGGGGCATGAGGATGGGGTAGTGGGGCGTTGGGAAAACAAAATTGATAGGTTGGCAAATTGAGATAGGGCGCAAGTGATGCGAGATCTTCAGCGTTAGATCCCCATCCATGTAAACCCACGAAAAGACCAGCGGGCGGTTGGCCTGTGGTAGGTGTTAGAGTGATTACCGAGAGTGACACAGTTCGTGTTCTGAAAAGAAACACCCTTCATTGTTTCACATCGTTGTTAGACGCTGAGATCCATCCCATGTTAGGACGCAAACTGGCAGGACGCTATTCCGTTGTTAAACCCTTAGCTGAAGGTGGCTTTGGCGAGACGTTCTTAGCTGAAGATACCCATTTGCCCGACTCCCCTCAATGTGTGGTGAAGAAGCTTAAAACAGGTTCCCATGAGCCTGCTTTGCTGCATACCGTGCGCCGACTATTTGATTCGGAAGCAAAGGTGTTGCACCAGCTAGGGGATCATCCTCAAATTCCTCGTTTGCTGGCTCACTTTGAAGATGGAGAAGAATTCTACCTAGCGGAAGAATATGTAGAAGGAGAAAGTCTTGCAGACGAGCTGGTTCCAGGCCAACAGTCAGATGAAGAAACGGCGATTGCACTGCTCCATGACATCCTGGAGGTGTTGTCCTTTGTACATGAGCAGCAAGTCATTCATCGGGATATTAAGCCCTCTAATTTAATTCGGCGTCAGAGCGATCGCAAGCTTGTATTGATTGATTTTGGGGCGGTGAAACAGGTCACCACTCAGATTGCGGAATCTGCAACCCAAATGCCCCGCACTGTCCTGATTGGTACGTCGGGATATATGCCTAGTGAACAATTCCGGGGACAACCCCGCCTATGTAGTGATGTCTATGCGGTGGGAATCATTGCCCTGCAAGCATTGACTGGTTTACGTCCTTCTTTTGGCGAGCTGCCAGAAGATGAAAATACGGGAGAAATTGCCTGGCGCGATCGCGTTTCCGTATCGCCAGCCTTTGCAACCTTATTAGAAAAGATGGTGCTTTACGATTACCGGCAGCGGTATCGGTCTGCGAATGATGCCTTATTGGCGGTTCAAAGTTTAATGGCAGCTCGAGCGGCAGAAGCAGCACCGCCCCCTCCCCTGGATAATTTGCCTGAAACCGTTGTCAATCCTCGTAATGGTGCTGAACGTCCTGTTCAACCCTTACCTGCTGTTGAAAATACCGTTCGGCAATTAGAAACGACGGCCCAAACAGACAATACCGTTCAGCAATTAGAAACAACGGCTCAGCAATCCACCAATATTCCCAATGCAGTTACCTCTAATGGTGCGCCGCAAATAGGAGATACCTCTCAACAGGCTGATCCCAACCCCACGACGCCACAGGTGCCTGTGACAAATCCTGCCGATGCAATCGACGCAATGCCCCCAGAAACTGTTGCGGTCTCTCCTAGATCGCAACAGACCGCTTGGTTGAGCCGAACTAAAGTATTGACTGGGGGATTCGTTGCGCTGCTAATGGGGGGGACGGCGTTGGCTTTCACCTCACCCCATATCCAAGCCGTTTGCACTGTCTTAAATAACTGCTCTCAGGACATTCAATTTCAAGCAACCTTCGACGAAGCTGTTGATGATGCCAAAGCTGCTGAAACTCGCAATCAGCAGGCAAAAACGGTTGCTGATCTCCAATCGGCCCAGAAAGAAATGGATGAAGCTATTGCGGAGTTAAACAAGATTCCTAAAAACGTCAAGGTATACGATGAGGCGAAAAAGGCTTTAGCTGAGTACCAATCTGAGAGCAAAGCCATAACGACTCGGATTGAGACAGAAAATAAAGCAGACGAAACCTTCAAGAAGGCAACGACCATTGCCCAAGCGGTGCAAAAGAAGGCGAAAAGTGAAGACTCTGTTTCTACCCTCGATCAACACAAAGTAGAATGGGAAAAGGCCATCAAACTGCTCAAGGATGTTCCCAAAGACACCCTGGTTGCATCACGGGTTGAAGCGAAGCAAAAAGACTTTGACAAGCAACTTAAAGCTCTGAAGGAACAGCGGCAAAAGAAAATTGCGGCTGCTGCAGAGGCTCAGCGAAAATTAGAAGCCGCTCAAGCCGCATCAGTGCCGGCTCGACCTTCCCCGGCTTATGTGCCACCCCAACGATCGACTTATGTACCCCCTCGCCCAGCCCCGGCCCCTGCGGTAAGGCCAGCCCCTAGGCCAGCTCCACGCCCAGCTCCTGCCCCCGCCCCACGACGGCAAGAACCCCTTTGGGGACCTGGCTCAGGTCAGCAAAAAAATAATGAACCACTATGGTAATTTAGGTTGCCAACAATTGGCAGGGGGATATAAAAGAGGTAATCTTAACTCACTGCGCAGAATACAAGATTCTGACACAGTGAGTTTGGGAGCAGCAGGTCTGGGATAAACTTTTAGGCTTATCCCAGAACCTTCCGGTTCTAGAATGCCCATCGAAAGCTATGTAACGACAAAACGATTAAAAGGTCTCATCAACAACAGGGACTTAGTTCCGGTAGGAAGTTGATGATCTGTTGGGAATCTCCCATTACACATCATTCCTAAGGTGTGATGCCAAAATCATATTCAATATTTTACTAGGACGCATCGCTTGGCGGGTTGTCTCCGAATCCGGCAAGTAATACCCACCAATCTCTGTTGGATGACCTTGGAAGGCATTAAGCTCAGCTACAATAGCCCCTTCGTTGTTGCTTAGTTGTTGGAATAAGTCCGTAAACAGAGTTTTGAAGGCAACATTTTGATCTTGTTCGGCCAAGGCTTGGGCCCAATAGAGGGCTAAATAGAAATGGCTACCCCGGTTGTCTAATTCATGAACAGAACGGGAAGGAGATTTAGTCTGTTCTAAATATTGGCTATTCGCCTGGTTGAGGGCGTTAGCTAGGGCTAGAGCATTTTGGTTGCTGGTTTTATTTCCCACATCTTCCAGGGTTGCAGCCAAGGCCAGAAATTCTCCTAAAGAATCCCACCGTAAATGTCCTTCCGCCAGAAATTGTTGAACATGCTTGGGGGCAGAGCCACCCGCGCCGGTTTCAAATAAGCCTCCTCCTGCTAGCAAAGGCACAATGGATAACATTTTGGCACTTGTACCTAGCTCTAGAATTGGAAATAGATCCGTTAGATAGTCTCTTAAGACGTTCCCGGTAGCCGATATGACGTCTTTGCCGACTTTAATCTGTTCACAGGTAAAGCGCATGGCATCGACGGGAGACAAAATGCGAATATCTAAATCCGTAATGTCATGTTGAGGTAGGTATTTCTGCACCTTCTGGATAAGGTTAGCGTCATGGGCACGATCTGCATCTAACCAAAAAACGGTCGGAGAACCTGTGGCTCTGGCTCGATTGACTGCTAGTTTGACCCAGTCTTGGATCGGAATATCTTTGGTTTGGCACATGCGCCAAATGTCCCCTTTCTGGACCGAGTGCTCCATTAAAATTTGACCTGTTTGATCCATCACATGGACAGTCCCGTTGGCAGGAATTTCAAAGGTCTTATCATGGGAGCCGTATTCTTCGGCCTTCTGAGCCATTAGCCCTACATTGGCGACATTTCCCATCGTCTGGACATCAAAAGCGCCATGCTCTTGGCAGAATTTGATGCACTCCTGATACATGGTTGCGTAACTGCGATCTGGAATCATCGCTTTCGTATCATGGAGCTGG
The Acaryochloris marina S15 genome window above contains:
- a CDS encoding NADP-dependent isocitrate dehydrogenase, with amino-acid sequence MSPKKATKIIYTHTDEAPALATYSFLPIVKVFTQAANIEIETRDISLAGRIIANFPEKLTTNQKRPDALSYLGDLAKTPEAIIIKLPNISASIPQLTAAIQELQGKGYNIPDYPANPQTEQEIAVKNRYAKVLGSAVNPVLREGNSDRRVAAAVKQYAQKNPHSVGPWTSSSKSHVAHMDEGDFYGTEQSVVISQTGNVKIQLVKEDHSLEVLKENIPVLAGEVIDAAVMRIHALKAFYEQEITAAKTEDILLSLHVKATMMKVSDPILFGHAITAYYKDVFTENADTFHTLGVNPNNGLGDLFAKIQTLPDAERSAITTAFELAHQTRPPLAMVNAEKGISNFHVPSDIIIDASMAAAIRNSGKMWGPDGQLHDTKAMIPDRSYATMYQECIKFCQEHGAFDVQTMGNVANVGLMAQKAEEYGSHDKTFEIPANGTVHVMDQTGQILMEHSVQKGDIWRMCQTKDIPIQDWVKLAVNRARATGSPTVFWLDADRAHDANLIQKVQKYLPQHDITDLDIRILSPVDAMRFTCEQIKVGKDVISATGNVLRDYLTDLFPILELGTSAKMLSIVPLLAGGGLFETGAGGSAPKHVQQFLAEGHLRWDSLGEFLALAATLEDVGNKTSNQNALALANALNQANSQYLEQTKSPSRSVHELDNRGSHFYLALYWAQALAEQDQNVAFKTLFTDLFQQLSNNEGAIVAELNAFQGHPTEIGGYYLPDSETTRQAMRPSKILNMILASHLRNDV
- a CDS encoding alpha/beta hydrolase, producing MSLSVITLTPTTGQPPAGLFVGLHGWGSNAEDLASLAPYLNLPTYQFCFPNAPLPHPHAPGGFMWYDLNTQAGLPESRQLLLDWLQALAIETQVPLERMILAGFSQGGAMTLDIGARLPLAGLICLSGYLHPSIAALLNPNTPPVLLVHGQNDPVVPLKAAQTTDQVLRQAGVSVQYQEFPMAHEINPQALELVQDFAASITP
- a CDS encoding serine/threonine-protein kinase is translated as MLGRKLAGRYSVVKPLAEGGFGETFLAEDTHLPDSPQCVVKKLKTGSHEPALLHTVRRLFDSEAKVLHQLGDHPQIPRLLAHFEDGEEFYLAEEYVEGESLADELVPGQQSDEETAIALLHDILEVLSFVHEQQVIHRDIKPSNLIRRQSDRKLVLIDFGAVKQVTTQIAESATQMPRTVLIGTSGYMPSEQFRGQPRLCSDVYAVGIIALQALTGLRPSFGELPEDENTGEIAWRDRVSVSPAFATLLEKMVLYDYRQRYRSANDALLAVQSLMAARAAEAAPPPPLDNLPETVVNPRNGAERPVQPLPAVENTVRQLETTAQTDNTVQQLETTAQQSTNIPNAVTSNGAPQIGDTSQQADPNPTTPQVPVTNPADAIDAMPPETVAVSPRSQQTAWLSRTKVLTGGFVALLMGGTALAFTSPHIQAVCTVLNNCSQDIQFQATFDEAVDDAKAAETRNQQAKTVADLQSAQKEMDEAIAELNKIPKNVKVYDEAKKALAEYQSESKAITTRIETENKADETFKKATTIAQAVQKKAKSEDSVSTLDQHKVEWEKAIKLLKDVPKDTLVASRVEAKQKDFDKQLKALKEQRQKKIAAAAEAQRKLEAAQAASVPARPSPAYVPPQRSTYVPPRPAPAPAVRPAPRPAPRPAPAPAPRRQEPLWGPGSGQQKNNEPLW
- a CDS encoding glutamyl-tRNA reductase; translation: MNIAVVGLSHKTAPVDVREKLSIPDDVKEKATSQLRSYPHLEEVAILSTCNRMEVYVVAQETDDGIRELTQFLSEWSQIPLLELRQHLFILLHQDAVMHLMRVSAGLDSLVLGEGQILAQVKQTHKMSQKYSGAGPILNRLFKQAISAGKRVRTETSIGTGAVSISSAAVELAQMKTENLSAHRVAIIGAGKMSRLLVKHLLSKGANQITILNRSMKGAEQLASQFQSADLKLHTLTDMQEVLSVSDLIFTSTAATEPLLDRDILEPIVCDRQSCMIFDISVPRNVHSNVNELTQVHAFNVDDLKAVVAQNQESRRQMAIEAESLLEEEVASFDVWWRSLETVPTISSLRTKVESIREQELEKALSRLGTEFAEKHQEVIEALTRGIVNKILHDPMVQLRAQQDIEVRRKAMQSLNMLFNLNSSQGVAKQRNT
- the glpX gene encoding class II fructose-bisphosphatase yields the protein MDNVIGLEIIEVVEQAAIASARWMGKGEKDTADHVAVEAMRDRMNKIHMRGRIVIGEGERDDAPMLFIGEELGICTQPDAAEVCNPDELMEIDIAVDPCEGTNLVAYGQNGSMAVLAISEKGGLFEAPDFYMKKLAAPPAAKGKVDINKSATENLQILAKCLDRNIEELVVVVMKRERHNDLIKEIREAGARVALITDGDVSAALSCAFSGTNIHALMGIGAAPEGVISAAAMRALGGHFQGQLIYDPDIVKTGLIGESKESNLARLKDMGINDPDKVYTAEELACGETVLFAACGITPGTLMKGVRFFGGGARTQSLVISTQSKTARFVDTVHMFETPKRPKALQLH